The genome window GAGTTGCAGCTGTTTGCCAAAACCTTCACAAGCAACCATGGCAAGAGCcaacattaaaaataagatGATATAAAACCACCACTGAGGGACTTGTTTATAGTTCTTCTTCATCAACCTCGTGTGCACATCAGTATAATTATCTTTTGCTGCACTTGCTGTCTGTTTCCAGAGTGTCCAGATTGTTCTGCTCAATGTTTtatccaaataaagaaaatcgtGAAAAGGCTTTTAACTAAAAAGAACTTTTGCAACAGGATAGAATAGAAGATGTTAAGAAGCAGCTTACTTTCCATTAAAGAGGGCAACATGAGTAATAGTTGCTGTTAGAGTAGCAAAGCTCAAACCATAAGTAAAAGCAAAGAACACACTTAGATAAAGTTTGCTGTAACTGTCATAAGCTGCACGATCAATATCAAATGCTTTCTCATTCAGAATTCTGGATATGTTGTAGGATTGTCCAGTGTGATCATAAGTGTGGGAAGAAAATATAGGAAACTTCTTGGCATCATATGCATTACTCCAATAAGCAATCGGGATAACAACATAGACAAACACAATAAACCCCACTAAAATATTGATGATGGCAAACAAAGGTGTGGCTAAGGGGGTGCCCAAAAAGCCAGCTACAGTGGACCAGTCAAGGCCAATTGAGCCTACGCCAAGGCCCTTGGTCCCTCCACCAATCTGTTGGGCGGTGACTGAGTCCTTCCAAATCcaacaaacaaaagagagagcTGATATTGAAGGGAAAAGATAGCTTGGAACAATGTAATAAGCAAAGCTTGCTACAAAAACCATGAAGAAGAATTGTAGCCTTGTATGTCCTCCTTTAGgtctcttttcattttcatgCAATGCCCTGCATTTCACATATTACTTGGTTCATTACAAGGATCAGGCTCGTCAATTAAGCATTGtactaattatttttctaaCACAAGCAATCTCCGTATAAAAGAGGATTGCGTACCTGAATAGAGAGACTTGGACCAAGTTTGCAGGCCACCACATATAAGGTGAGTCAACAAGGTATTTTCTGAACAGTCCAGCCCATCCATAACCAAGCATCTGAAAAGTTCATATACAAACAGTGACGCCGTAGGAATAAAATTCTAAGAAGCAATTTATGCAATACATTGATGTcatggcattttttttattcacactaGAGTAGCTTATATTCTCCAAAACAGATGGGGGTAAGGCTGTCTATCAGTTATCTATCCTAGACCgtgaaaaattgaaactttgtGCACCGGTGCAACCTTTTACTAGAGTGGCCTATATTCTTAATGTGAACAAAGAAGTATCATACAGTCTTCATGTGAGAAGCAGGATCAGTTGGCTATAGCCATAATGCCATTAAAATGAAAACCAGAATCCAAATATACCTGAGTGCTTTGTGATAAGAAAAAGGCTGCAACTGGAGAGAGTTGCCTGTGGTAGAAAGCCTTGACAATATCCACAATATAAACTGCATACACTCCACCAGCTCCAGAACTAGCAAAAATGGTGATCAAAACATGTTCCTTTAAATTAAAGGGCCCTGGATTCAAGGAGAATGACCAGTTTGTGAGTGGGACTCGAATTGGCTTTGATGGAAGATATGCAGCCATTAGCTTCCCTAGTGGGAGCACAAGGATTTGTGCTGAGACCGACGAAATTGACAGCTGATTTTGGCGGTACGCGAAAAACTGGTTcacaaaagcaagaaaaacaCATGATATCAATCCAAGAACCCATGTTCGAAATGTCAATGCTGGCAGTGTTGGGTCATCAGTTGGAGGAACTGTAAGCCTAACTTGTTCAATTGGGCTATCATTGTCTTCGTCCCCTGCTTATATAGAATGACCAAATTATTAAAACTAAAAGGCAAAAgatttaaacaatgaaataaaatgttTCATGAAAAAGATcattatgaaattattatggATAGAACTGAATGATAATATATAAACAATGAATAAGTTCCTCTGTTATCATGGTTTAAATACATTTTGTGTCAACTTTAATAATATTTCAGAGCTATGTTTCTCATTGAATGTTGAATAAACCAGACCAGATTAAATAATGAGCTATTATGATGAAGAAAGTAagttttttcaataatattatcTATAGTACACGAATGAgtaaatacttcaaaaaaaaaaaaaaaacacatataggAGATAAGATTACAcaacaaaactaaaataaataaataataatcctCATCAATTCAAAGAAAAACATGTTTTGTACTGAAGTTAATGTCATACATACCCAACATACATGCAACTTTCATCAATcatagcaaaaaagaaaaagggtgaTGAATCATGAAACCAGAGTAAACTATGATTCTCATGTAATAGAATTATATGGCAAATCCAGAAGAAATGAATTTTACATGAATTGCAGCAAAACATGTAGCATTCATGAATCATGATATAAAATGATGATGAATCATGAACTATGaaactctattttctttttttgtgtgtgtgtgtgtgtgtgagagagagagagagagagagagagagagagagagagagagagttaccaGTCACGTCAGTAATGGATTCAAGCTTCTCAAGTGACATTGCTCTCACTCAAGATTCTCCTTGGACACACTTTCAAACTCACACagcactttatatatataccaCCCTTGTGATCTTTAAGTCTCACACAATCTTGTAATGTTATTATAGAGTGTAAATGagatattaaaacaaaataaaaattcttcttcaaatttttaagtGAATAATGCGATTTTAAAGCCTCAAATTTGTATTtgtgttgtaaaaaaaaaaaaaaatttatttggaaagGCGTTCTTTTAGAGAAACAAGGAAACTCATAGTACTATATGACAAAACTGCCTCGAAAAAGGAGCATTTATTTCATTCAGAATCTTTTTTGAATCTGGATATACTTTCTGAGTCTTCATGAATCTTGCATGCATTTCAATATATGTTCATGCTCAACAGAATCCAGAAtatagttacttttttttttttttttttttttgaggaagcaGAATATAGTTACTTAGTTAGCATaccaagaaggaaaaaagaaaggaaaactaagAAATATTATCTGTGCCATTTATATGTGGAGCAATAATTGCATTTTCAAAGGGTGGTTGATATTTGACCTCTGAGTTGAGAATTGGATTCTGAGATAGCTACTTGACAGCTAATTAAGCTTAAATGGAGATTGTTGGAGATTGAATTTGGAGGACTAATGAAGTGATTATGACTTATGAGTAATGAGTCTTATGACATCCAAGTAAAGTGTTGCTGTGGTCCATTTAGTCAATCTTTATGGAATTAGAAGCTGGCACTGCTAAAGATGTGACCCTTTAGTTCATTTCGCAACACTAATGTGATCTAATGTGATTAGTGTATAGTAAAAGTAGTATCAATGATCGGCCCAtatgaaagtgaaaaaaagattCCCTCCTATTGAATTGTCAAATTCCCTTTCATTTTTAGTTAGAAACAattgatatttatttgattttttattgcTACATGTCTTataatcatttaaataaaaattagaggaaATTGAAGGAGTGGATATTATCCTATGAAGGTGATGTTTATCCAATCACGATTCACAACTTGCTACCTCAAtgagttgtgaaaaaattgtgtCTCTTGCCTTGCTCATTCAAATTAGGAGCTTTCTTGGCATGAGATTAGGCAGGGCAAAAATGTAACAAGAAATGTCAATTCCATATGcacatgaaaaataatttagtgATACAATAATGCTTATCACATACTTTCACACACATTTTGTCATAACTGTCCTACATAACAAATTGTGagtgatagaaaaaaaaatggtgggtttATAGTAATACGGAAAACCAAATGCTTTTAATGTTCTTTAATGCTATGGTgtaaaaatatgatataaatatcaatttcttatacAAACAATCAAatgtttttaatactttaaaTGTTGGGTCTTCTTAATAGGTGTccttaaaacatttgttaattgaccatttttaaaaagttttaatactacttttatataaaaaattgtcaaataagtcatttaatttttttttcccctataaagcgtttctaaaaatatttcctaaataaATATCCTTGGAGCATTCATTAACTTTCCCTTTAAATGCTTTTCCGTTTTTTGCTTGGCTGCATTCCTTAATGCCCTCCATCTTGTCAATTGGTTTCCTTATATTGTTGATTCTTCATTAAAGATTGATAAGGATTGGTTGGTTCATTTTCTAAGCAGTAAATTCCacaacaaaaactaaagaaattaatccaaatctaaaaaattaaccCTAACACATTTAATACGAGCTTAACGCTCTCGCACATAGCATTTAATAgtggttcaaaaaaaaaaaaaaaaaaaaaacatagcatTTAATAGGACTGCCAAACTAGTCCACATCTCACAcgccatttcttttttttgagaaagcacacgccaattcaattttatattatggTATCTGATCTTGTTCTAAGATAATGCTATGGTGTAAAAATATGATAAACTCTACAATTGCACGTACAAGAAAAACAGATTTGGTTTatctccagtacttttttaattgaatatattttttattttaaatacacaatagcAAGTGGTAATGTGTtttaatctctatattttatttaattagtaagtAATATGGTAGTTTCTCATTAAAGTCAAAAGagattccagttaaaaaaatactgaaagTAAGCCTAACCCAAAATGATAAATATGTAATTCAAGTTTCTCAATAACCATATGTCGTAACTTTCAACCAAGgtcttctcatttttttaggttcacAAATGTTTGGTTAAGGtttttttcatccttaagggtgtgtttggtagagtggattttaggggaaaaaaaaaattgaggagagaaaactttttaaagagtgTTTGGTTAGAAGAGTGAAAGAGGAAAATGATGATGGAGCCTAGGTGTTTTCTCTCCAGACTCACCAAAAAGTTCTCTCTCCAAAATGGGAAGAAAACTGAGTGGGCCCGTTTGATAGGTAAATGATAAAAATGCCCATGTGCACTTGCATATGAGTTTCTCCAATACattgctctttttctttttctttttttccctcaatgTT of Quercus lobata isolate SW786 chromosome 8, ValleyOak3.0 Primary Assembly, whole genome shotgun sequence contains these proteins:
- the LOC115958403 gene encoding oligopeptide transporter 1-like, translating into MSLEKLESITDVTGDEDNDSPIEQVRLTVPPTDDPTLPALTFRTWVLGLISCVFLAFVNQFFAYRQNQLSISSVSAQILVLPLGKLMAAYLPSKPIRVPLTNWSFSLNPGPFNLKEHVLITIFASSGAGGVYAVYIVDIVKAFYHRQLSPVAAFFLSQSTQMLGYGWAGLFRKYLVDSPYMWWPANLVQVSLFRALHENEKRPKGGHTRLQFFFMVFVASFAYYIVPSYLFPSISALSFVCWIWKDSVTAQQIGGGTKGLGVGSIGLDWSTVAGFLGTPLATPLFAIINILVGFIVFVYVVIPIAYWSNAYDAKKFPIFSSHTYDHTGQSYNISRILNEKAFDIDRAAYDSYSKLYLSVFFAFTYGLSFATLTATITHVALFNGKTIWTLWKQTASAAKDNYTDVHTRLMKKNYKQVPQWWFYIILFLMLALAMVACEGFGKQLQLPWWGLLLACGIALFFTLPVGIIQATTNSQPGLNVITELVIGYIYPGKPLANVAFKTYGYISMSQALSFINDFKLGHYMKIPPRDMFVAQLFGTVVASSTYFATAWWLLTSIKNICDTSLLPDGSPWTCPGDDVFYNASIIWGVIGPLRMFTKYGVYKEMNYFFLIGFLAPIPGWYLSRKYPNIKWLKLIHMPIIIGATSGMPPTKAVNYWAWGAVGIFFNFYVYRKFKAWWARHTYVLSAALDAGVAFLGVVIFFTLQSRDIIGPEWWGLDSDDHCPLASCPTAPGINIEGCPVF